Genomic segment of Salvia splendens isolate huo1 chromosome 12, SspV2, whole genome shotgun sequence:
TGAGTTTTTATTGAATGAATGGGAATGATATAATTTTATTGGGCCTATTCTGTTAGGGTTGGGCCACTcctgaataaaataaaagtaaaaagaaataaataaataaatgtaagtGGTTTCATTATAATTTTTCCACACGAGGtcagttgtatttttattattggGTTCGGATATCCGCGGCATATTAATgtcaaataaaatttgattttaggaaaaaaaattgttataGTTTGATTGGTCTCTCATTCATGTATCAAGTATGCTTCAATCAATAAAACTATACGTGTTCTTTGGGAAAATGGTATTAGAGTTGGCTTGAGAGTTGAGCCGAATGTGTTGTCGAAGATGACGAAACATGGGTAATCTTGTTCAGATATTAACATAAATGAAGGACACATACGTAGCATAAATGATCTTGTTTAGATATTAACAATACGAAAGACTCACTTGTGAATTCCGTAGTTATAATTCCTTTTATTTGATTGGTTGCTATTATTCATGACATTGTAGATTACAATATGTCAGTCTAAGTTATACAGTACATAAAATTTAGTAAACTTAGATTTTTCAAAGATTAATGTAGAGGAGTATTATACATTCCAAACATTACAAATAAAGAAACCAAAATTGGATCTCTATAACATTATTAGACAAGTGAATACTAATCCAAAAAATGTTTATTATACATAGCTAAATAAAGGAAGTATATCAAATATAGTTGATCAATTAGTATGAGCCTATTTGTGTTGTCAGGTGAGAGAAAATCAGTAGTTAAGAGAGAGAAGCTGCTTCCTCCCATTTGCCTTATTGAACCTCAGAGAAGAATGGCTTGTGGAAGTTGCTTTCTAGCAAACATCCTCGCCGCCACCAGCCCGGCCGCCAGCGCAGCTCCGAACGCAGTGTGAAACCTCACACAGTAGTATTTGGCCATGAAGATCTTTGTCTTGTCCTTTTGCAAATCCAAACCCTCTTTTACTATGATGtttttatgaagaaaaaaaaagttaagtaCCCCCTCACCTTGTGGTACTTGTCAACAAAGCTAACTGCCCAATTCGCAACGGGCAGCGTTAGGCCACAGAGAATCTGTGGTGACGCGACCGCTGTTGTGAGATATAAGTTGGGATAGCATTAGACTGAAGATAATGAGAAACACTTACTACAGATGAGAAGGGGAGAGTCTGGGTAAGGCCAAGAATGAAAAGAAGCAAGTATAGCGCCACGACGGTTAGTTTCACTACTTTCGCGCCTCCTTCAGTCCCGAGCCTCACCAGAGGGGACAACTTCCCGACTGCCTTGTCATCCTCTATCTGAGCTATGTACGAAACAAATCAGTTGTGAAAAAGACATTTGTCATGAGAGAGAAAATCCACCTGATGAAAGTGACTACAGAAGAGGATTAAGGAAGTTGTGATGCCAACAAGAATGGATGaagcaacaacagctccagaaATGGACAGCTGCCTAAAAACATAACTGAAGTTAGTAAAACAGTTTATTACTTCAATGTTTGTAGTAATGAGAATGAGCTACTTTGTGCTGCTCTGGAGCAAGTAGAAGGCGGTCGTTGCAAATGGCCCGAACGCTACAAAGCACAGCGGCTCCCCTAATCCCAAGTAACTCAGGCGAAACGGTGGACACTGCAAAACAAATCATCACCACAgctgaatttttttcattttgattgtgAGATATGTTCATGTAGTGAAATAAATGCATTGCCTGATAAACATAGCCGCAGATTATAGCATACGAAAGTAGCATTATCGAACGTAGACTTCCAGCTTCGACAGATACCCAAGAAAGGCCAGCGAAGCCAAGTGCAAGTAGTATCCAAGCAAAAACATGAGTCCCTGTCCGGCTTCACATAGCATTATCGTTACTCGGGTGTTCTAGAGCTGAGACGGGCGTTTAAGGGTTAAGACCATTTCTAACCTTCCAGCTAGATTAACAACTGATTCTTTCTTGTTTTTATCTGCTCCAGTGTCAAAATCGTACACATCGTTGCTGCCCAAATATACACACGAGGCATTCAGAAGGACCATTCGATACAAACATTAACAACTAATGACCTTTCAAAATGATCAAAAGGCATAAACAAGGACTGTCTGTTCTGTTCTAAGTGAGAGTGAATAACATACCAACACGAGTGATGAACGCGGACTATTAGTAATGAGATCATACAATTCGGAAAAAGGTGAAACGCAAACCTTAAGTTCAGCCAAGCTATGATACAAGCTGAAGAAACACACAGCCTGAGGAAACGGTTTGCAAAATACTGGCCCGTCTCCAAATAAGCCGCTGCACTACCTACCTGTTTATTGAAGTAGCCAACGAACTATAAATCACGAGCTAACAAATGCAGACCAATATTTCAAGAAACTTCTGTATAAATAACCAACAAAACAAGGTTTCAAATGAAATGGCAAGCTTCTGATGACATAATTTCTGATTAAATGCATAAGTAATTCAAAGGACATAACTATATTAACCTTGGCCACTATCAACTCCAACATTTTGGCCTAATTTTTCAAGGAAGCACAGACAAAATGCTTCCTTCATGCTCGAATCATTCCAACTATCGAAATAAACATGTTTCCCATGTCTGAAGGATTCCATAATTCTGCTCTTATAGTCATACAAACTCACTATACAATATCAAATTTTTTGAAAGTTTGAGCAATTATTAGGATGCTACCAAAGGAAGAGTCGAATAAACATACTGTTATCGGAATGAGAGCAACGGTGTACATTGGTAATTTGACAGCTCTCCATATCAAAGTTGCTTTAGAGATATCTTCCTCCTTCCCTTCTTCACCTTGCTCTGCCACACACTTCAACAAAACTCCGTGCTGCCTTCGTGCAGGCCTCGTGTTCGCCTTATTAAGACGTATTTTCGCATTTTTCGGCCTTCCACCAACATGATAAATCCTGAAATGGGAATAAATTTTGATCAAGTGTTCTCAACAAGAGAGAAATAAGCTATCCCAATACAAAGTTCTAACTAAGATTCCATTCCACATCTTGATATGAGACAAGaacccaaaaaaaagaaaggaattTTAAAACTCCATCAAGAAAAGGATGTGAAACAGAACCCATGCTGATAACGTTGCTTCAATAAACATTAAATATTACAACTAAAAACCAATTTTTTATATGATTATCAATGTGTTTTACTACTTTTGTCCAATAAAAAATCCCATCACACAGAAAGTGGAGAAATTTAAGCCATTGATTTATCAGATAAACACAAAATGACAACACCATCTGGGAAAAAGGGAATTGCAActtaaaaaagataaaattttGACTAACAAAActacaacacacacacacacacacagagagcTTGCCTAGTAACAGTGTGTATGTTGGGAAGGAGTTGGTTGAGATTCTTGACGCCATGGCGGAGGCTCATGGAATAGAATGCAGCTGCCGCCATAGCTGAGAAACAAGGTGTAGAATCAAGAATTGTGAGAATCTCCTTTTGTTTGGAGAGAGTGAGGGATTAATTCTAGAGGGAGAGTGAGGAAGAGATAATAAACAAGATTTCAATTTTCAACTGCAAAATTTGACAAGAACGGACAGTTCGTTTCCCACTATTGGATTGGGATAAGACTTTCTGATTGGCTGGTCAAGTTGGGTGGGCCAACCTActctattatttttaatttttatttttacttattttcGAGTATTTAATGGTAGGAATATTATTTTGAACTTCAAAAATCAACAAGTATAATACTTACTATATAGTAGAAAATTGTCATAAGGGCATCAACAACGTTGTACTCAAATCCGGAGCGTGTTCGTGCCCGTGCAACGCACTATATTCTAAGCTCGAATATGATGTTATTCTTACGACGGAGATATGTTATCAAACCTGGATTATAAGGTATTTTGGTGACCAATTATCTTTATACATTTAATACCA
This window contains:
- the LOC121757289 gene encoding 2-carboxy-1,4-naphthoquinone phytyltransferase, chloroplastic-like isoform X1, which translates into the protein MAAAAFYSMSLRHGVKNLNQLLPNIHTVTRIYHVGGRPKNAKIRLNKANTRPARRQHGVLLKCVAEQGEEGKEEDISKATLIWRAVKLPMYTVALIPITVGSAAAYLETGQYFANRFLRLCVSSACIIAWLNLSNDVYDFDTGADKNKKESVVNLAGSRTGTHVFAWILLALGFAGLSWVSVEAGSLRSIMLLSYAIICGYVYQCPPFRLSYLGLGEPLCFVAFGPFATTAFYLLQSSTKQLSISGAVVASSILVGITTSLILFCSHFHQIEDDKAVGKLSPLVRLGTEGGAKVVKLTVVALYLLLFILGLTQTLPFSSVILCGLTLPVANWAVSFVDKYHKDKTKIFMAKYYCVRFHTAFGAALAAGLVAARMFARKQLPQAILL
- the LOC121757289 gene encoding 2-carboxy-1,4-naphthoquinone phytyltransferase, chloroplastic-like isoform X2; this translates as MAAAAFYSMSLRHGVKNLNQLLPNIHTVTRIYHVGGRPKNAKIRLNKANTRPARRQHGVLLKCVAEQGEEGKEEDISKATLIWRAVKLPMYTVALIPITVGSAAAYLETGQYFANRFLRLCVSSACIIAWLNLSNDVYDFDTGADKNKKESVVNLAGSRTGTHVFAWILLALGFAGLSWVSVEAGSLRSIMLLSYAIICGYVYQCPPFRLSYLGLGEPLCFVAFGPFATTAFYLLQSSTKQLSISGAVVASSILVGITTSLILFCSHFHQIEDDKAVGKLSPLVRLGTEGGAKVVKLTVVALYLLLFILGLTQTLPFSSV